A window of the Ogataea parapolymorpha DL-1 chromosome V, whole genome shotgun sequence genome harbors these coding sequences:
- a CDS encoding DNA replication licensing factor mcm3 yields MDGIVEAADAVFGERVRVFQEFLDADLDSQTDYKDAIKLMLQKGERRLAVSIDELREFNADFANGLLNHPADYLPAAETALRETVLALFNAYEYTQMEVTQDSDFYLAFRGAFGAHQLTPRSINSSFLSKMVSVEGIVTRASLIRPKIIKSVHYCEATEKFHAREYRDQTTSFNPITTSANYPTEDPDGNKLITEYGYSKYRDHQTVAIQELPEFAPAGQLPRSVDVILDDDLVDKVKPGDRVQVIGVFRSLGGGQNNSSAFKVVILGNSLYPLHARSSSVQAVEKITDYDIRDINKLAKKKDIFEIMSQSLAPSIYGHEYIKKAVLLMLLGGEEKNLPNGTHLRGDINLLLVGDPSTAKSQILRFVLNTASLAIATTGRGSSGVGLTAAVTTDKETGERRLEAGAMVLADRGVVCIDEFDKMSDVDRVAIHEVMEQQTITISKAGIHTSLNARCSVIAAANPVYGQYDTFKSPQQNIALPDSLLSRFDLLFVVTDEISDERDRQISEHVLRMHRYLPNGYAEGEPIRERPAVTLAVGDRPLEPEEENTDVFEKFNPLLHAGAAEASKGKTPQIVTIPFLKKYIQYAKQRIHPVLTKNATNMIVDIYAELRNDDNTKNARTTPITARTLETLIRLSTAHAKVRLSQTVDLKDVKVAQELLRFALFKEKMSKRNAPQKKKRKVDVDVLAESESDEESEFGSEAEADEVIGNKILTRRQKALQQIHEDQQVDEHEMEDLARDVESQHLGEVPVSRAVNTVGLSPARYELFKKTVSSVFMANSGVEEFKSDALLQMVNAELSQEDQFTVQEAERAIDRMEAENIVMASEGSIWRI; encoded by the coding sequence ATGGACGGAATCGTTGAAGCTGCCGACGCCGTTTTTGGCGAGCGTGTCAGAGTGTTCCAGGAGTTTCTGGACGCAGACCTCGACTCACAAACAGACTACAAAGATGCCATCAAACTCATGTTGCAAAAAGGCGAGCGTCGTCTTGCCGtgtcgatcgacgagttaCGTGAATTTAATGCGGACTTTGCCAACGGACTATTGAACCACCCGGCCGACTATCTGCCTGCTGCAGAGACGGCTCTAAGAGAAACGGTTTTGGCCCTTTTCAATGCCTACGAGTACACGCAGATGGAGGTGACACAGGACTCTGACTTCTATCTGGCTTTCCGCGGCGCTTTCGGAGCTCATCAGCTCACCCCTCGCTCTATCAACTCCTCTTTCCTGTCCAAGATGGTTTCTGTGGAAGGAATTGTGACTCGCGCTTCTCTTATTCGCCCCAAGATTATAAAATCTGTGCACTACTGTGAGGCCACAGAAAAATTCCACGCCAGAGAATACCGCGACCAAACCACGAGTTTCAACCCAATCACCACCTCGGCCAATTATCCGACAGAGGACCCGGACGGAAACAAGCTGATAACCGAGTACGGCTACTCCAAGTACAGAGACCACCAAACTGTCGCTATCCAAGAATTGCCCGAATTTGCGCCTGCTGGTCAGTTGCCACGTTCGGTGGATGTCATTTTGGATGACGATCTGGTCGACAAAGTCAAGCCGGGCGACAGAGTGCAGGTGATCGGTGTGTTCCGGTCGCTAGGAGGCGGACAGAATAACAGCTCGGCGTTCAAAGTGGTCATTCTGGGCAACTCTCTATACCCATTACATGCCCGGTCCTCGTCTGTTCAGGCTGTTGAGAAAATTACCGACTACGATATTAGAgacatcaacaagctcgccaaaaagAAAGATATTTTCGAAATCATGTCTCAATCCCTTGCTCCGTCCATCTACGGCCACGAGTATATCAAAAAAGCTGTTTTGCTGATGCTTCTTGGAGGAGAAGAGAAGAACCTGCCCAACGGCACACATTTGCGTGGAGATAtcaacctgctgctggtcgGTGATCCGTCCACGGCCAAGTCGCAGATCCTGCGGTTTGTGCTCAACACTGCCTCCTTGGCCATTGCCACCACTGGTCGTGGTTCCTCTGGTGTTGGTTTGACAGCTGCGGTGACCACCGACAAAGAGACTGGCGAGAGACGGCTGGAAGCCGGTGCGATGGTTCTCGCAGACAGGGGAGTGGTGTGTatcgacgagttcgacaagatgAGTGACGTCGACCGTGTGGCGATCCACGAAGTTATGGAGCAACAGACCATCACAATTTCGAAAGCAGGGATCCATACCTCGCTAAATGCCAGATGTTCGGTgattgctgctgccaaccCGGTCTACGGCCAGTACGACACTTTCAAGTCGCCGCAACAGAATATTGCGCTTCCCGATTCGCTGCTCTCACGTTTCGATTtgctgtttgtggtgaCAGACGAGATCTCCGACGAAAGAGACAGACAGATCAGTGAGCACGTGCTGCGGATGCACAGGTATCTTCCGAACGGTTACGCGGAGGGTGAGCCGATCAGAGAGCGTCCTGCCGTGACTCTGGCTGTTGGTGACCGGCctttggagccagaggAAGAAAACACCGATGTTTTCGAAAAGTTCAATCCGCTACTCCACGCGGGAGCTGCTGAGGCCTCGAAGGGCAAGACGCCGCAGATAGTGACGATACcgtttttgaagaagtaCATCCAGTACGCTAAGCAGAGAATTCATCCTGTTTTGACCAAAAATGCCACAAACATGATTGTGGACATCTACGCCGAGTTGCGGAACGACGACAACACCAAGAACGCCAGAACTACGCCGATCACGGCAAGAACGCTCGAGACTTTGATCAGACTGTCTACCGCGCACGCCAAGGTGCGTCTATCACAGACCGTGGACTTGAAAGACGTGAAGGTGGCACAGGAACTGCTGAGATTTGCTCTGTTCAAAGAGAAAATGAGCAAGCGCAACGCACcgcagaaaaagaagcgTAAGGTCGACGTTGACGTTCTGGCAGAGAGcgagagcgacgaggagagcGAGTTCGGGTCTGAGGCCGAGGCCGACGAGGTTATCGGcaacaagatcttgacAAGAAGACAGAAGGCGTTGCAGCAGATCCACGAGGACCAGCAGGTGGACGAGCACGAGATGGAGGATCTGGCCAGAGACGTCGAGTCGCAGCATCTGGGAGAGGTTCCGGTTTCGCGGGCCGTCAATACTGTGGGTCTTTCGCCGGCCAGATACGAGTTATTCAAGAAGACTGTTTCTTCAGTGTTCATGGCGAACTCTGGCGttgaggagttcaagaGCGATGCTTTGCTACAGATGGTTAACGCCGAGCTGTCACAGGAGGATCAGTTCACTGTGCAGGAGGCGGAAAGAGCGATTGATCGGATGGAGGCCGAGAATATTGTGATGGCCAGTGAGGGCAGTATATGGAGAATCTAA
- a CDS encoding Ribosome assembly protein 4 yields MATLIPPPSKKQKKEAQLPREVDIVPKYLPDVLIKFQASDSGETVGSSIRVPGGITERQLEELLNQLQNNTDEPVAYSFAIQNGDNLIDVKDNIYFSVLKPGIKTTEDTLTLVFTPRAIFKVRPVTRSSGTISGHGATILAAQFPPSTSGYFVTGAGDSTARLWDCHTQTIKATMNGHSNWVLCVAYSPFGDVVATGSMDGSVRLWDGKTGAPIGSSLTGHSKFVSSLAWEPAHLVQPGDSPRLVSASKDGTLKLWNTALKRCEMTLSGHSSSVSCVKWGGTNLIYSGSHDKTIKVWDAKEGKCVQTLKAHGHWINHIALSTDFALRSGPFDHTGTKPKDDAERQARALKNYEKVAKVGGKIVERMVSASDDFTMFLWEPAKSNKPICRMTGHQKLVNHVSFSPDGRYVTSASFDNSIKLWDGRDGKFLATFRGHVAAVYQTAWSSDNRLLVSCSKDTTLKVWDVRTRKLLSDLPGHADEVYAVDWSLDGARVVSGGKDKMVRIWTH; encoded by the coding sequence ATGGCTACGCTAATTCCACCGCCCTcgaagaaacagaagaagGAAGCGCAGCTTCCTCGGGAGGTCGACATTGTTCCCAAATATTTGCCTGATGTGCTGATTAAGTTCCAGGCGTCGGACTCGGGCGAGACCGTGGGAAGCTCTATCAGAGTGCCTGGAGGAATCACAGAAAGACAGCTCGAGGAATTACTGAACCAACTCCAGAACAACACGGATGAACCAGTCGCATACTCGTTTGCCATCCAGAATGGAGACAATCTCATAGACGTGAAAGATAACATATACTTCTCAGTGCTCAAGCCGGGAATCAAAACCACAGAGGACACCCTTACACTGGTTTTCACTCCCAGGGCCATCTTCAAAGTGCGTCCCGTGACGAGGTCTTCGGGGACCATCAGTGGACACGGAGCCACAATTCTGGCAGCACAGTTCCCACCAAGCACTAGCGGCTACTTCGTGACCGGTGCGGGCGACTCCACCGCCAGACTTTGGGACTGCCACACGCAAACAATCAAGGCCACTATGAATGGCCATTCAAACTGGGTTCTTTGTGTTGCGTACTCTCCATTTGGAGACGTTGTTGCTACTGGATCGATGGATGGCAGTGTGCGGCTCTGGGATGGCAAGACTGGAGCCCCAATTGGATCTTCGCTTACTGGCCACTCAAAATTTGTGTCTTCCCTAGCCTGGGAGCCAGCACATTTGGTTCAACCAGGAGACAGCCCGCGGCTTgtttctgcctccaaagaCGGAACATTGAAATTATGGAACACAGCTTTGAAACGTTGCGAGATGACGCTTTCTGGCCACTCGTCGTCGGTCTCGTGTGTCAAATGGGGTGGCACCAATCTCATATATTCCGGATCTCACGATAAAACTATCAAAGTCTGGGACGCAAAGGAGGGCAAGTGTGTTCAGACTCTTAAGGCGCATGGACATTGGATTAATCACATAGCGCTCTCGACGGACTTTGCCCTTAGAAGTGGACCGTTTGACCATACCGGAACCAAGCCAAAAGACGACGCAGAAAGACAGGCTAGGGCCCTGAAAAATTACGAAAAAGTGGCCAAAGTGGGCGGAAAAATTGTCGAGAGAATGGTCTCCGCCAGTGACGATTTTACCATGTTCCTTTGGGAACCGGCAAAGTCCAACAAGCCGATCTGCCGTATGACGGGCCACCAAAAATTGGTCAACCATGTCTCGTTCTCGCCAGACGGCCGTTACGTCACGTCTGCCTCGTTTGATAACTCAATCAAGCTGTGGGATGGACGGGACGGAAAGTTTCTTGCTACTTTCCGCGGCCATGTTGCAGCTGTTTACCAAACAGCATGGTCCTCTGATAATAGATTACTGGTGAGTTGCTCTAAGGACACCACCCTCAAGGTCTGGGATGTGCGCACCAGAAAACTGCTTTCAGATTTGCCCGGCCATGCAGATGAGGTTTATGCGGTCGATTGGAGTTTAGACGGGGCCAGAGTGGTGAGTGGTGGTAAGGATAAAATGGTGCGCATCTGGACTCACTGA
- a CDS encoding Serine/threonine protein kinase, with translation MSSGTKRRTAKEVRFGAYVLGSTLGEGEFGKVKLGWRKDGKHPSQAAIKLIRRDSIPKGSEKENKVHREINALKRLAHPNIVRLEEVLQNEKYIGIVLEYASGGELFDYILEHRYLKESMACRLFAQLVSGVDYMHSKGIVHRDLKLENLLLDKHKNIIITDFGFVNTFRSTDLMKTSCGSPCYAAPELVVSSEPYEGRKVDVWSCGVILYAMLAGYLPFDDDPQNPDGDNIARLYHYITTTPLTFPEYIQPSPRDLLRKIIVPNPRKRIDLKQVRAHAWLAPHAPFLSVTPSEWDRNYTRARQAVPQQDKINRRLSLMENPSSASLMLNKPHSRSFAPKTNSSLLYSNPAAPQTSHTVAISSGSDNYHSPTTPHELYRSGREKAGSSASLVLQAVVEADKFEVSRRRSIQSDFKTSVPRSATFNEGTRTSRSNSIISTNIPLNFETIAESPAQQTERSMLPPLLPPISRSTGSHCPNSAQTTASISSKLPSRANRPRPTSYHPATASSGYMFPSPDLSFLVPANSSETSLTRPLFDRASSNSSSPIKEHRNSWCQPTEPILDKASASGVLTTLSDHGEKEEETETMKDSEKRKSAALDSLSNAIDIFSISSTTTTPNSPIMSSESTAKVETAREQKVEPAGEVKQVQVITAVEDTVKKVPEDDELAELKTGIMAPLSAPLSAPSRQSSISERRHEKENRNSRKSVSASATSAPKFKRFSMLGFYSSNNLSQELQPSESIIPPRKVLEPSNKRDDVAERRMTMGARREKDSTAKRVMDFFKRRSVRI, from the coding sequence ATGAGTTCTGGGACAAAGAGAAGAACTGCAAAGGAAGTGAGATTTGGAGCCTACGTCTTGGGATCTACTTTGGGGGAAGGCGAGTTTGGCAAGGTGAAGCTTGGCTGGCGCAAAGACGGCAAGCATCCTTCGCAGGCCGCCATTAAATTGATTCGCAGAGACTCAATTCCAAAGGGCTCtgaaaaggaaaacaaggtcCATCGTGAGATCAATGCCCTAAAACGGCTTGCCCATCCCAACATCGTGAGGCTGGAAGAGGTGCTACAGAACGAAAAGTACATTGGTATAGTGCTTGAATACGCGTCTGGTGGGGAGCTCTTCGACTATATTCTTGAGCATCGTTATCTTAAGGAGTCGATGGCCTGCCGCCTCTTTGCACAGCTAGTGTCTGGTGTCGATTACATGCACTCGAAAGGTATTGTGCATCGAGACTTGAAGTTGGAGAACCTTTTGTTGGACAAGCATAAGAACATAATCATCACCGATTTCGGGTTTGTCAATACTTTCAGAAGCACAGATCTTATGAAGACCAGCTGTGGGTCGCCTTGTTATGCCGCCCCTGAATTAGTTGTCAGCAGCGAGCCATACGAGGGCCGTAAGGTGGACGTTTGGTCCTGCGGTGTGATTCTCTATGCCATGTTGGCCGGGTATCTCCCCTTTGATGACGATCCTCAAAACCCCGATGGTGACAACATCGCCAGACTGTATCATTATATCACCACCACTCCATTGACTTTTCCAGAGTACATTCAGCCAAGCCCCAGAGATTTGCTTCGTAAGATCATCGTCCCAAACCCAAGGAAGCGGATAGACTTGAAGCAAGTGAGGGCACACGCCTGGTTGGCTCCTCATGCACCATTCTTGTCCGTGACGCCTTCTGAATGGGACAGAAACTACACAAGAGCAAGACAAGCCGTGCCTCAACAGGATAAGATCAACAGAAGACTCTCCCTTATGGAAAACCCAAGCTCAGCTTCCCTCATGCTCAACAAGCCGCATAGCAGATCCTTCGCACCTAAAACTAACTCATCGCTATTGTATTCGaatcctgctgctcctcaGACCTCGCATACGGTTGCCATCTCATCGGGATCGGATAACTACCACTCTCCTACCACTCCACACGAGCTCTACCGCAGCGGTCGTGAAAAAGCCGGATCATCGGCCAGTTTGGTACTGCAAGCCGTCGTGGAGGCAGACAAGTTCGAAGTGTCACGCAGAAGAAGCATTCAGAGCGATTTCAAGACGTCGGTCCCAAGATCTGCCACGTTCAACGAGGGTACAAGGACGTCGCGCAGCAATAGCATTATTTCAACCAATATCCCTCTCAACTTCGAGACTATAGCGGAGTCCCCAGCCCAACAAACGGAAAGAAGCATGTTGCCACCTTTGCTCCCGCCAATTTCGAGGTCCACTGGATCTCATTGTCCGAACTCAGCCCAGACAACAGCGTCTATATCATCCAAGCTCCCTTCAAGAGCCAACAGACCACGTCCAACATCATACCATCCTGCAACAGCATCTTCGGGCTACATGTTCCCGTCTCCAGATCTTTCATTCCTTGTCCCTGCTAATTCCTCTGAGACAAGCTTGACGCGTCCCCTATTCGATAGAGCTAGCTCAAATTCGTCGTCGCCAATCAAAGAGCATCGCAACTCATGGTGTCAGCCAACTGAGCCTATCCTGGACAAGGCCAGTGCTAGCGGCGTGCTGACAACATTGTCTGATCACGgagagaaggaggaggaaacCGAAACTATGAAAGACTCTGAGAAACGCAAGAGCGCAGCTTTGGACTCTTTGTCGAACGCAATCGACATTTTCTCCATTTCATCGACCACCACCACTCCTAACTCTCCAATTATGTCCTCTGAGTCGACCGCGAAGGTGGAAACGGCCAGAGAACAGAAAGTTGAGCCTGCAGGGGAGGTGAAACAAGTGCAAGTTATTACGGCAGTGGAAGACACTGTGAAGAAGGTTCCGGAAGATGACGAGTTGGCAGAGCTTAAGACAGGAATAATGGCTCCTCTCAGCGCTCCTCTCAGTGCTCCTAGTCGCCAGTCGAGCATTTCTGAGCGCAGACACGAGAAGGAGAATCGCAACAGCCGCAAAAGTGTTTCTGCGTCTGCCACATCTGCTCCAAAGTTTAAACGGTTCAGCATGCTAGGGTTCTACTCGAGTAATAATCTTTCGCAAGAGCTGCAACCGTCAGAGTCTATTATTCCACCGCGCAAAGTGCTAGAACCAAGCAACAAAAGAGACGATGTTGCCGAAAGGCGCATGACTATGGGTGCTCGTCGGGAGAAGGACTCGACAGCTAAACGGGTGatggattttttcaaacggCGGAGTGTGAGAATTTAA
- a CDS encoding putative transporter ESBP6 has translation MTGHDLTLSHQLGSGGSSKSTQLRPLKERHRLDTLKSHEASSDPPLEASNHDFVEEKYHPDTHNAADLENLGLEEAIRLATNRTERSSQILNPSVLGPPKDKGYAWVVCATTLLLFMATWGANSCYGVFLDYWLQNGTYPGASSTDYALVGSIALGLAMMLAPLAQMTAAVIGMRPTLVLGLGFQTSGYILASFSTQLWQLYLTQGVMVGFGFAFIFNPSIVILPDWFDKKRAISFGIIASSSGIGGVIFSLMTQKIISRTGGAPWALRTIGIVTTFMNVVGIALIKERVPTKRLKTTREIKVRLNILFNREVLKIPQLYIISISFSLVVSCYIIAMFSLSSYATTMGMSAAQGSQVTAAYNGCQTIGRVLFGYAGDRAGRVNLSVFLAFIMLVLVLAMWINSTTAASIFAYAVLSGLTFGSSESLNQPILADSIPTDLFPAGWSFQSVIQGCFALFCEVAALKLRDVNISKPFIKAQVFSGCFAAGGLLLIMLFREWRIRRELARKLEETQKEMVARGHTGQAADLEQEYQTLLGQSPKFYILRMLYPMKV, from the coding sequence ATGACTGGCCATGATTTAACACTCTCACATCAACTTGGCTCTGGAGGTTCCTCCAAAAGTACTCAGCTCCGTCCTCTGAAGGAAAGACACCGTCTAGATACGCTCAAATCACACGAAGCGAGCTCCGATCCCCCATTAGAAGCTTCTAACCATGACTTTGTCGAAGAAAAGTATCACCCGGACACTCACAATGCAGCCGACCTTGAGAACCTTGGTCTGGAGGAAGCTATCCGACTTGCTACCAACAGGACTGAAAGATCGTCTCAAATCTTGAATCCAAGCGTTTTAGGCCCGCCAAAGGATAAAGGCTACGCATGGGTGGTCTGCGCTACCACTTTGCTGCTTTTTATGGCCACTTGGGGTGCTAACAGCTGCTACGGAGTGTTTTTGGATTACTGGCTACAGAACGGGACGTATCCCGGCGCCAGTTCCACCGATTACGCTTTAGTCGGCAGCATTGCTCTTGGCCTGGCCATGATGCTTGCGCCACTAGCTCAGATGACGGCTGCAGTCATTGGAATGCGACCAACTTTAGTTCTTGGTCTTGGTTTCCAAACATCAGGCTACATATTGGCGTCGTTCTCCACCCAGTTGTGGCAGCTGTACCTCACTCAGGGCGTCATGGTTGGGTTTGGGTTTGCGTTCATTTTCAACCCTTCAATAGTCATTCTTCCAGACTGGTTCGACAAAAAGAGGGCAATTTCATTTGGTATCATTGCGTCCTCCAGCGGTATCGGTGGTGTCATATTCTCACTCATGACGCAAAAGATTATAAGCAGAACAGGCGGCGCTCCCTGGGCGCTGCGCACGATTGGAATAGTTACGACATTCATGAACGTTGTTGGAATTGCGCTTATTAAAGAGAGAGTTCCAACAAAAAGACTGAAGACCACACGCGAGATAAAGGTGAGACTCAATATTCTATTCAATAGAgaggtgctgaaaattCCACAACTATACATTATATCCATCTCTTTCAGCTTGGTTGTCTCGTGCTACATTATCGCcatgttctcgttgtcctcATACGCCACAACCATGGGGATGTCTGCTGCTCAGGGCAGTCAGGTGACCGCAGCATACAACGGGTGCCAGACAATCGGAAGAGTTCTATTTGGGTACGCAGGTGACAGAGCTGGCCGCGTGAATTTGTCTGTGTTTCTTGCTTTTATCATGCTGGTTTTGGTTCTAGCAATGTGGATCAATTCCACAACCGCAGCATCTATTTTTGCCTATGCAGTGCTTTCTGGCTTAACTTTCGGCTCCTCAGAATCTCTGAACCAGCCAATTTTGGCCGACAGCATCCCTACGGACCTCTTCCCCGCGGGATGGAGTTTCCAGAGCGTCATACAGGGCTGCTTTGCTCTTTTCTGCGAGGTAGCTGCTCTGAAGCTGAGAGACGTCAACATCTCTAAGCCGTTCATCAAGGCACAAGTTTTTAGTGGGTgttttgctgctggcggCCTGTTACTGATCATGCTGTTCCGCGAGTGGAGAATTCGACGCGAGTTAGCTAGAAAATTGGAGGAAACTCAAAAGGAAATGGTGGCAAGAGGCCACACAGGTCAGGCCGCAGACCTGGAGCAAGAATACCAGACACTGCTTGGACAATCACCAAAATTCTACATTCTGAGAATGTTGTATCCTATGAAGGTGTGA
- a CDS encoding putative transporter ESBP6, producing MDNSSLSSLDSDVGRYDSLEHVSGYAQTPTIATQISRTRTAVSLASSVSRSVRQIVEQAHDDNEQTALEHLEHQDSNDKLNIENMGINKAIRIATNRTDKTLEAQVSGPETPEKDKGYAWVVCGTIFTVFLSTWGANGTYGVFLNYWMQHSTFPGAKSTDYALVGSIVLGLAQILAPPAQMTSAIIGIKPAMLIGLVCQTLGYLLASFSTKLWQLYLTQGVLVGIGFAFLYNPSIVTVPDWFNKKRGLSFGIIASASGIGGVVFALVSQAIIAKTGGPPWALRAMALITFFLNVMSIILIKERIPSQRLTTVHEIKVRVNILFNKDVLKYLQLYFIVFWFALIVSCYVVALFSLSAYATFMGLSDAQGSHLTAIFNACQAVGRVAIGFTADYTGRVNLAIVLSVIMVILVLAMWINATTEPSIFAYAVLSGLTFGASSVLNQPILADTLPPELFPAGWSFQGVILGCFTLFCEVVALQLRDATKSKPFIKAQIFCGCFAIGGFVLITIVRESRVRNLLAKRLSETEKTLEFQKENEVLARRHATYHELLRKSPLGFLLRLIYPIKV from the coding sequence ATGGATAATAGTTCTCTTTCGTCGCTAGATTCCGACGTGGGAAGGTACGACTCGCTAGAGCATGTGTCTGGGTATGCGCAAACGCCCACAATAGCGACGCAGATCAGCAGAACACGCACAGCAGTGTCGCTGGCCTCCAGTGTCTCGCGTAGCGTCCGACAGATCGTTGAGCAGGCCCACGATGACAATGAGCAGACGGCCCTTGAGCACTTGGAGCACCAAGACTCTaacgacaagctgaacatTGAAAACATGGGTATAAATAAGGCTATCAGAATAGCTACCAACAGAACTGATAAGACTCTGGAGGCCCAGGTTTCGGGGCCCGAgactccagaaaaagataAAGGGTATGCGTGGGTGGTTTGCGGGACAATTTTCACTGTATTTCTTTCCACATGGGGCGCGAATGGTACGTACGGTGTGTTTCTGAACTACTGGATGCAGCACAGCACGTTCCCTGGAGCCAAATCGACAGATTACGCTCTCGTCGGCAGCATAGTTCTCGGATTGGCCCAGATCCTGGCCCCGCCCGCGCAAATGACCTCTGCCATCATTGGCATCAAGCCAGCCATGTTAATAGGTCTAGTTTGCCAGACTCTGGGGTATTTGCTTGCatctttttccaccaaaCTATGGCAGCTCTACCTGACCCAGGGAGTTTTAGTTGGCATAGGTTTTGCATTTCTGTACAACCCGTCCATTGTGACTGTTCCGGACTggttcaacaagaagcGAGGACTTTCGTTTGGCATCATTGCCTCCGCCAGTGGTATCGGCGGAGTGGTATTTGCGCTGGTGTCGCAGGCAATCATTGCAAAAACCGGGGGTCCACCCTGGGCGCTGCGTGCCATGGCCCTCATtacattttttttgaacGTTATGAGCATTATTTTAATTAAAGAGCGGATTCCCTCGCAGCGACTCACGACCGTGCACGAGATCAAGGTGCGGGTCAACATTCTATTCAACAAGGACGTGCTAAAATATCTCCAGCTCTACTTTATTGTTTTCTGGTTCGCATTGATTGTCTCTTGCTACGTGGTGGCTCTATTTTCGCTGTCCGCGTACGCCACCTTCATGGGCCTCTCCGACGCCCAAGGCAGCCACCTGACTGCGATTTTTAACGCCTGCCAGGCCGTCGGCAGAGTCGCCATCGGATTCACGGCAGACTATACGGGCCGTGTGAACTTGGCGATCGTGTTGTCGGTGATAATGGTCATTCTGGTTCTGGCAATGTGGATCAATGCCACCACAGAGCCGTCTATTTTCGCATACGCCGTGCTTTCGGGACTGACTTTCGGCGCGTCTTCGGTGCTCAACCAGCCCATTCTCGCAGACACGTTGCCGCCTGAGCTGTTTCCTGCGGGATGGAGCTTCCAGGGCGTGATCCTGGGCTGTTTCACCCTCTTCTGCGAAGTGGTGGCACTCCAGCTCAGAGACGCAACCAAGTCAAAGCCGTTCATCAAGGCACAGATTTTCTGCGGCTGTTTTGCAATCGGCGGCTTCGTTTTGATCACCATTGTCCGCGAATCTAGGGTCAGGAACCTGCTCGCCAAACGACTCAgcgaaacagaaaaaaccCTCGaattccaaaaagagaacgAGGTGCTGGCCAGAAGACACGCCACGTACCACGAACTCCTCAGAAAAAGCCCGCTCGGGTTCCTGCTACGACTCATCTACCCAATCAAGGTATAG
- a CDS encoding dihydrofolate reductase produces MTKVSLIVAALVPKYGIGYKGQLPWALKEEMRYFRRVTTQTADKNKKNAVVMGRKTWESIPERFRPLKGRVNVVLTRDLSAFSSKYSEEVAKHGNNVKVADSLKSALQTLDMDNIEEVFVIGGAELYNEVLRTTPELVDRLLLTEVSTEKELEMDAFINVGTLWKKDDPQVWKSYLASKGLENEFSQDNREADFQFSYHIYSRC; encoded by the coding sequence ATGACTAAAGTGTCACTGATAGTGGCGGCGCTGGTTCCCAAGTACGGAATTGGCTACAAGGGCCAGTTGCCATGGGCACTGAAGGAGGAAATGCGGTATTTTCGCAGAGTTACAACGCAGACGGCGGATAAAAATAAGAAGAACGCGGTCGTAATGGGCAGGAAAACGTGGGAATCGATCCCGGAACGGTTCCGTCCTTTGAAGGGAAGAGTAAATGTGGTTCTGACGCGTGATTTGAGCGCGTTTTCAAGCAAATATTCCGAAGAAGTGGCGAAGCACGGGAATAATGTCAAAGTAGCAGATTCTCTAAAAAGCGCGCTCCAGACGCTGGACATGGACAATATCGAGGAGGTATTTGTGATTGGTGGAGCTGAGCTCTATAATGAGGTGCTTCGAACCACGCCGGAGCTGGTGGATAGGCTACTATTGACCGAAGTCAGCACCGAGAAGGAACTAGAAATGGATGCCTTTATAAACGTCGGAACGCTCTGGAAAAAAGACGATCCGCAGGTATGGAAGTCGTATCTGGCCAGCAAAGGGCTTGAAAACGAGTTCTCGCAAGACAACCGCGAGGCTGACTTCCAGTTCAGCTACCATATCTATAGTCGGTGTTAG
- a CDS encoding 60S ribosomal protein L33 — MAESHRLYVKGKHISYQRSKHVTNPNTSLIKIEGVANADEAKFYLGKRIAYVYRATKEVRGSKIRCIWGKVTRTHGNNGLVRAQFKNNLPAKTFGASVRIMLYPSNI, encoded by the coding sequence ATGGCTGAATCACACAGACTCTACGTCAAGGGAAAGCACATCTCCTACCAAAGATCCAAGCACGTCACCAACCCAAACACCTCGCTCATCAAGATTGAGGGAGTTGCCAACGCTGACGAGGCCAAGTTCTACCTTGGTAAGAGAATCGCTTACGTTTACAGAGCCACCAAGGAGGTTAGAGGTTCCAAGATCAGATGTATCTGGGGAAAGGTTACCAGAACTCACGGAAACAACGGACTGGTGAGAGCACAATTCAAGAACAACTTGCCAGCAAAGACTTTCGGTGCTTCTGTCAGAATCATGTTGTACCCATCCAACATCTAA